TTGGTCGAACAACATACCAACTCCATCACAGTACTTAAGTATTTACTTTCAAAACCATTATAATTCCCGTTATAGAAAAATTAAGTGAATCTTTCAGCAGTCATTATATGAGTAATTAAGTATATTGTACTATTGTAGTATTATCCTTACCGTTGAAACCGAAGAAAGCATGTGTTGCTGAACCGACTTCTTGCTCAACAGTGAAATGATAGTCCAGCGACATTTCTTGCATCCTCGTCAACAAGCATTCATCAGAATTTACTgcgaaaaatatataaataagaacAAATCATTAGTCGGAAACTTAGTAATTGGATAAACAAAGCTCtactttagtaaaaaaaaaaaaaaaggctctactagtattttttaattatttaataagaGAATGGCCTAAATGTGGCGCTATCAGGAAGTAACGtccttctcttttgttttttagcTTTAATAATCAATCATATTCATATAGCTTTCTCATTATTAAATTCACTAAGTTGGACTTATGTTCAATAAAACGACAGAACAGAAAActagtttataaaatacagaAACAAGTGTCGGCAAGAAAAGGCAGGTCCACAGTAAACTCGTTACTCCTACTGCATACTAACACTTTACTAGTATTACTGACACGAATGGGTTCCACACATGACATTTAAAGAAAGGCAAAGAGCACGTGGAAGGCATCAGAGTCCCGACAATTTCTAAAGACTCAACAATTAACATTGGCCTCCTACTTGTCCAAAAACCCGACCTGGCTCATTGTACTGAGTCGAACAGATTCGATTTTTCACCGACGGATCCGGAGTTACGGAGCAGATAAGAAGACATGATGTTAGCAACATTTTCGTACAAGAAAGTCTATTTTAAGCATTTTTGCTAATATACGTTGACCCTGAATCGCGCAACTAATCTACAATCCATGCAACACGGTGTGCATAATAACTTATTCAAAGGGCAACGGCTTTTAGACGTCTAGTTGTGATTGGCTTTAATGGACCCACTAAGAAAACCCATACACTATGCAGCTACTCCGCCGACACAGACATAACTAACCCTACTTCTTCAATCAGTCTgctagaagaaaaaataaaaataatatgtctaAGAAAAGTACAAAAATGACGAAAATACCATTTcgaaaagccaaaaaaaaagtatccaagaaaaaggaaaaaaaggcgaaaaaacatttttaaaaaactagTGAAGGACATATACCACCGACACCACTAATGCAGCTACAAAACCAAAACCACGAGCTTTCATTTAATGATCAAAGCATCATTAAATGTTTCATAATACACAAACAAAGACACCGGTTCAGTAAGTATGTTGACCCTGACACCTTCACAACATTATCAAACGTCAATTCTATTCATTTTTCTATGATAAACTAACCACCAGTCTTATAGATCAACGAAACAAGCACAAGATACGCAATCAATATGAGTTATATGACAAAAATCATAGATAAACGTAGCAATCTATCTGATATTATAGAATATGTTTAATTGAATTATTATTACCGAATCTCCACCGGGCCTGGACAAGTGCAATGTTGGGGTTGTGGACGAGAAATGGAATGCTACGGCGAAGAAAGTCCGGTTCAGGCTGAAAATCAGCGTCGAAGATGACAACATACTCGCAATGTTTGACATAACTGCGTTTGAGACCTTCCTTTAACGCACCGGCCTTGTAACCAACTCTGTTCTCTCTGATTTGATACCTTATATTGATTCCTTTACTTGCCCATCTTTGGCATTCTAGTTCCACCATTTGCTGCACATTTTAAGTATATCATTTAAATCacacatttaatttaaaaaaatctattgatattccaaattttattacaaaatttatcagTCCTAtattacatcttttttttttaagaaagaaaatcTTCTGGAAAAGGTGATAAtctatattttctgaaaatggactaagtaaaaaaaatactaataccTTAACGGTAGGATCTGTTGAGTCATCCAAGACTTGAATCACGAGACGATCGGACGGCCATGATAGTCCACTCGCCGCTCCTATTGATAGCTTGTAAACCTGAAAGGCAAAAATCACGGGGAATGTTTTCACTTTTAGCCCCTATAGTTTAGCTGTTTATTACGATTAAGCCCTAAACTATGGATTTAAACAGAAAACCCCCAAAATTCACAGACCATTAAAGATATACGTGTCTCGACTCTAGCCGTTTCGGGATTTGTAACGGGGGAGGAATAATGATGAATACGTGGGGAAAAGTAATTTTGTAAAATCTAGACCacttttcttgaaattttaaaacttggGGGTAAAGAATGTAAGAAAAAGTTCTctcaagaaacagaggaaaaaaacagagagatatGAAAGAGACCTCTCGTTCGTTGAACATGGGGATTTGGACGAGGACCACAGGGAAGTTAGAGCTTCCAAGCTCTTCATCATCTTGAATGGGCTCGAACTTGTAGCGTTGGTCTGGTTTTTTCCAGAAGAGCTTGACGAGGACGATGACGAATCCCATGTAAACCCTCTCACCTAACAGCATGAGAGACATGAGCAGACAGATGTAAACCGCTAGCTGAAGAAGAGGGACAATGACTGGTGCTTTGACAAGCTCCCAGATCATGCCTAGCTGGCCTGTGATCTCCATCCTCACGCCGTCGAATGTCTCCGGTAACACAAACTTTGGTGTAACACCATCcattttccttctctctctctctcttagagTGAAACAATGGCGGGTTTTTCTCTCCGTAGAATGTTATGGTGATGGGGTTTATGAAGTGAAGGAGAGAGGGAGATGAAGGATAGAGGCTTTGCTCTCTCTGTGAATCTAGAGAGAGGGAAACTtagggaagagagagagagagagcagaagGAAACTGATGGTGAAgggagaagagaaagagaagggATAAACCAGGGATATAAATGGtgattttcatattattttatttaattttattaatttcttcCTTTTGTAGGATATATTTCCCCctttttagatttgatttttaGGGATTTTCTACAGACAGTAGTAAatggtaaaaaataaaataaacagaaagTGAAATTTGATTTGTGGCCTTTTATGAGGAATTGGAATCTATCTCTGTTAAAGAAGTTCTCTGGTAAAGAAATAACAGAGGAATTAGTTTTTCAGTTTTTGGGTGTTCGTGTTTCAGAATCTGTGCCTGCCAATTGGTGGAGAAAGTTTGATTTCTAatgaatttattttctttcctaaCGATATTCTTAACAATGATTAATGGTTTGATGAGAAGTTTTAACTTTTTACCATTTGTTGGATTTTGGGTTTCTGcagctttttcttcttcttttgtttacaatttaattttagtCAACTTTTGAGGACTTCttattaatttacttttaactCCATTTCTTTTTGTTGAGCATATTCAATTTACTATCAAgaaaattcattttttctcaGTTAAGCAGTATTTTTAATGGATATAGTTGAGAAATAAACCATAAATGTTAAGAAGTAACGTGCAACTACACAAAGTTAAAATTACCAATTTTGCATTgattcaaatttagaaaaaatttaacaggtataaaaagaaaaaacaagaaaaagtaaaattcaaaacatataccactattttaaagaaaatatatatcataacaTAGTTTTCTAACTTTAAACGGCCAATGCAATAAATATGGAGATATTAAGAAAATGCAATGCATTAAAAATAGGAGAATCTCAAAAGTAAATTTGTTAGATGATGGATGATATGTTGATCATATAACTGCAAAATAATGTGAACGCGAAATCTTATATAGGTACTAAATACGGTTTAttaaacaaatacaaaatatattacataacaTCTTATTATTTCCTTTTCCAAATAAATTATCATCATATATACATAGTTCATTGTTGTTGAATAATAACACACATGAAATTAAACGAAAAATATTCTTTATAGAAATGCATTTATTAATAGACGTTAAGTGTTAACCGAATCATCCAAACATAGTACATTCTTGTTGGATAACTATTTTGAAACCATATTCTACTCGTTTGATGCTTGGTTAGTGAGACTTAATGATCAATGGCGTGACCTCTTAGCTGTACACAAAATAGAAGTATGCTTATATGTAAGGTTTGGCATGGCCGGGAGATAGCCATAATGTCTTCCATACGTCGTATTAATTGTACGTGGTGATGACTTTGTTATGTATTGTATGTTCTCTCGATCGTTACTACTAACCAGTACTGCATCCCGATTGATGTAGATGAATTTTTGACGATGACATGTTTGATTTAGTCGGCAAACTTCATATGGTTAGGCGTTTAGCATATCAGTCGCAACGTGGATGACGAAAGTCGTCTTGTGTATAGTTTGGCTCGAGTTCTGATATGCAAAATAAATTTGGTTATTCAAAAAAGTGAATTTTTGAATAAGATTATTCATCGTTTTTTACTGGACTTGTTTTGGAGATGTTTATATGTTTATACGTATTTTTATAGTCACTGCCAAATTTGTAAATGTAGACTCGTGAGAACACATAAATTCCTATATATAATTACAATGGACTGTGtcaaagagaaaaagatatTGTGTGATAATTCATGTACCTTGTTTTCAAAAGGGATCCGTTTTCAAAATGgagttgtttttttcttctttaataaTAATAGGACATTGTGGTGATTAGAACTTAGAAGACCTTGCGCTGCTACAAATAGGAGTAATTATTGTCACCATATGCAGTTTAATCGGACTTGTCCTCCACTTTCAGGTGCTGCTTTTCAACTGTTTTCACGAGAAAGTTGTGTTATTAacattttatgttttcatttatcTTAAAAAAACTACATAACACGAAACTATTTCAATAAAATAACTAGAAAAGTGGCTCAACAAGGCAACATTCTCGTGTTTGAGGGATGACGAGGACTAGTTGTTGCTTGATATTGTCTGTTTTCTGAGAGAACTAATTACATACTCTACTAGACTACTTACATCGACTAgtaagttataaatatatacaataattaacaaaaaaattcataaattttaagGTGTGAAAGAATAGCATGCGTACCTGACTTTTGACCAACATTTCCAATTAGGTGAATAGTAATAATACTCAAGCCTATACATACTACAAAAGTTCAACATTGTCATCCATAAACTATGAAACTAGTCATCCTAATTACTATCTAAACTGCGTATTATAATTGGTCGAAAGCAATTTTAGATATCGAGTTATAGAGTTCGAAACCAATCTAGCTAGAAGCTAACCATTATTGACCATTttgagaaaaacataaaaacctTGAAAACGTAAGTTTTCATGAACTTTTTATTCCAATTTTTACCATGTTTATTAGCTTTgatcaataatattttacttttatagaAATAGTTTTTCCCTTCGATAGTTATTGAAATTTAGTTATACTTCTTAGAAACCGGGTATTCATAGTACGTCGTCCACGTGATGAACCTCGCTATAAGGACATTCATTCAAAAGTTCCAGACAAGCCTGTATATCAAGCCGACACTTTGGACTCaactttaaaaatgaaattaacatgaaaacatatttatttgtttcctGGGGATGAGTTAGTTAAATAACTAACTAGATAACACAATCCCCTGCTTAAATCAGTCGTTCATCACTATAAATACTATTCACTAGTGTTTAAAAGTTACAAAGTAATAAATAGAGTTACCTCAAATAGAAAGTATACAAAGGTAAAATCGAATATGTATATTACAAGATTATTATTGCTTTCTTTAAAAAAGTTTGTCTGGTTTACTTTTTTTCAGTACTTTTGCTTTACGTTGGAAATTGCAAACCTCTCCATTAATTCACGCAGATCCAAAGTCCAAACATGTACCaaattgattttcttttggGTATGAAAGATCCTCAATCAAAGGACAGATGTCTGCCtagattcttaaaaaaattaaggtGTCTTTGACAAATAAGCCTAATGGCGACGTATAAAGACATATTCTCGCATGGACGTACCGCCGATGTGTTGCATAAAGAGTTTCTTCTGATTTTTGTATTCGGTTTGAGCTCAAGTTTTCACATTTTCTATAGAACATAACTTAATTTGTTTAAATTGCGTATATTGGATCCGATTGATAACGACTGTAGCTTCGAAATTATTGCTATAGAAAAAATctgtaaattttttgttttaattttaaattttattgctGTAGAATTTTATAGAAAACACTGAAAATTACTTTGGATATTTGGTTCTGTAGAGTATTTCTACAGCTGTAGGTTATTTCAAAAActgtagtttaaaaaaataaattaaaatttgattgttctaattttggtattttaaaaataaatacggCTGTGGAAAACACCCACAACCATTACCAATCACACTATTACCAATCACACCCATAGTTTGAGAGCATTTAACATGCATCCTAGTTACAATGTTCCTCTTATAAATTGAGCAagttaaaaaatttagatagCGTTATCCAGTATTTCtgaaaacaacaaataaaaatccttttttttttttttttgaaacacacttATATTAAATGATCAAGACAGAGTCGTTGCAGCCATTAAAACCAGTTCAACAGATAAAATCTGCTTTGCTAGCTTATCAGCTTCAGCATTTCTCACACGAGAGATCCAATGAAATGAAAAACAATCAAATGAGGAAACTAGAGTGGTGATATCAGCTAAGATCCCATAGAGCCCAGCCAAAGATGATCTATCACTATACGTCTTTCCTTTCCTCCTCCATTTAAGGCCTTGATTAAGTGATATATCTGCACTGCTTTCTATATGATTTATCAAGcactaatattatttattatatctgaAACAGGAAATAAATAGCCTCATCAACGTTGCTAGTATACAATGGggaataataaataatattacatctgtttcataataagtataATTTCAACATTGTTTttaacaacttacatatattttgtcattttcttaatatgtgtgaaaatgtCAAATTGACACTTTACCAGAAACGAATATGTCAATCTCTCAACCCTATTAATAGGTTATATACAATGTGATCAGGCCACATACAATACACATTGGACTAGTTGAGTAGCGATTGATGATTATAATGCGAGTCTGACTCAATGACTAGTGAATGGAAGGCTCTAAagactattattttataaaactctTGAGAGAATAGACAAATCATTTGAGAGGATTGTGACGAGGAAACCCTTACGCTCTACAAGGAGAGAGTTTAGCAGTCATAGATATTAGCATACTGCATCCTATCTATTTGTGTCGGTGTGGGTACATTCACTGACTACATTTTATATACGATTTCCAATCGATCAATTTGTTCATTTTGCTTCGAAAGTTAAGAGTAGAGTTCgatttcataaaattcaaaagtaaaAGTACCTACAAACTATTGTAATTCAGTCCAGATTCTAACAGTAAAAAGTACAAATATGGTAAAAATCCATAATAACTTAAACAGGGTAATAAGAGCACCACATGTGTACAAGTTACAGTTAGCCAGCCATattgagtttaaaaaaaaaacgactcCAATTACAAGGAGCTCTCTATAATAACAAAACAACTAAAGCCGTTATGATACACTTGAAAACGAACTTCTGAACATTCTCCATAACTGTGACAACTGTCCATCATCTCTTCAGAAGAGTAAACCACATTTTCAAAATACCTTTATAATCTCTGCCCCCCATTGCATAGAATGTGACAAGTTTCAGTTATGATAAGAGACTTCAGGTGAGGTAAATAGGTTTTCTACAGTTTCAGGTGAATAACATCTTGAGTTCCTCTAGACGTGCACTTCGTACTTCTTGATCGGTTAAAGCCCCTGAGATCATTCTCTGTTTCCTCGCCTGAACCGCTTCCATTCTCTCCTCAACTGTTCCCTACGTTTCACAAAATGCAACATACAATCATTTCCCAACAAGTTTCTAACAATCAACATCTTTCCTGATTTTGGAGATATCGTGGTAAACGAGGCTTCAGTAGCTGAGAAAGAAGAAGGTACCTTAATGATGAATCTTCTGATTTTGACCTCCTTAGTCTGTCCTATACGATGGATACGCATAACAGCTTGTTCCTCTACTGCTGGGTTCCACCATGGATCCTATATAACACAATTTGATGTACTTTAACTATTATGGTTTACATCCTAAACGAACAACATGATCTTTAAGGGGACATTAAACGGCATACCATGACAAAAGCATTGGACGCAGCTGTTAGATTTATCCCCACACCACCAGCTTTTAGAGACATCAACATTACCTATCCAACAGTTAACGAAAAAGAGAAATGTAacctataaaatttaaaattttgtaacatTTCATCAAACGTAATGACTACACCAACCATGATACTGCTATCTTCAGAAAACTCTTTAAGAACTTTCTCTCGTTGCTGCTGGTTTAGCGTGCCATCCAAACGGACAAATGAAATGTTGTTCCTGGAaaacgaaagaaaaaaagattgaaaacgtttttttctttctctcaaaaACTGCCATAGCAAAGCCAAGTAAATGTTACTATACCGAGAGAGGGGAATTTGGAGGAGATCAAGAAACGCAGTCCATTGGCTAAAGACAATGCTCTTTGATCCTGAAGAACGAAAACTTTCGAGCTCTTGCAGAAGAGCAGTGATTTTGGATGATTCTACCCAATTCTTCTCCACGTCCACCTGGAATCTACTTTCTGTTGGTGCTGTGATGAGTTCTTGTTTGCTTACAGTTTTCCTGCAAAACAAAGATTCATAATTAATGGCCCATAGCAAGGACATCAAATAAAGACTAGTACTTGCAGGAAGAAAGAGCTTGCAACATACCTGCACACAGGACATAGCCCAGAAGAAGAGTTTCGCCAACTTGCCAAGAGACACTCGCGACATAATCTATGAGCACACGGTGTTAAGACGGCATCCTCAAACGCTTCAAGGCATATTGGACACTCTCCTTGCTCTCCTTTGCTCAGTTCCTCCACCACCTCTTGAACAAAAGCAACTGATGGTACATCTTTTCCTTCCTTCTCACCGAGAAAACGTTTAGCGAGCTTTTTCAGATCAGAGTATTGCGCTGTATCCCCTCGACTGTATGCATGAAAAAGCAAAACAAGGGACAGTTATAAACAATATGACAAAAGTGTAATAGATATGGAAGCCCTGGTTGTTTAAGCTAGCACTGTGTATCTCTACTTAAAGGCCATACAAAAGCACACACCTCATTACTAGAAACGGGTGATCACAACACTGTCGAAGACGCAAAAGCAGTTCCAGGATCGAAGCATAGTTATGTAGAGCTTTCCCTTGTTCCACAAATTGATCAAATTTCACCTGAAAAATCCCGTCAGCATcttcaaagaaaataaagaatcaTGAGAAGAAAACAATACCTTGGATCTTTTAAACAGCGCATCGTAGAAATCCCTCTCACACTCGGAGAGCTCACAGTAAATGACCCGCGCATCAGCAGGGGGTAGAACAAGAATTGgcctaaaaataaaatataaaaaaatcaaacttcaGATTAACTTTGGAAACTTATAGGAAAAATATTGTCTTTTATAAGCATCAGGAAGTTATACGGATGgttgattttctattttatagtaTTGTTGTTACCTTCCTTCTCGATCAGTGCTAGACTTGGTTCTCCTAAGCATGATAGGTTTTAAGATAGACTGCACTAGCTTTAGCCCTCTCTCATCTCCCTCTTCAAATGGCTTTTGAACGAGTTTATTCCACCTAACAATAAATACGTTCCAAACTAACAAGCTTTAGTAATCTAAAACCAAATGTAATGTGTTTCCAACCAAAAGATAGATAAGAACCCTTACCATGCCCAAGTTCCCCATGGTTCAATCCTCAAAAATCGTAGAAGGCTATATAAATCCTCCAAAGTGTTCTATTAAAAAAGTAACATGTTAAGTGATCACAAAGTCCAAAAAACTATTGATCAAATCATTATTCACAATCCATAAAAGATCAATCACCTGAATAGGAGTACCCGTAAGACACCAACGTCGATCAGAAACCAAAGCTGCTGCAGCCAAGGATGCTTGGCTTTTTGAGTTTTTGATGATATGTGCTTCGTCAAGAACAATCCTAAACCACCGAACAGCAAAAAGCCCTTCACTCTTGGCTGCATTCTAAGAAGATTAAGAAACAACAAAGAAGTTAAGTATACGTTCTTGCGATGCATTTTTAAACTATGTAACATGGGATTATACACGACCTGTTTGAGCAAAGAGTTTTAAATGAAAGCTACCTCTGCCGAAAATTCGGATATTAGAACCCCATATGTGGTGATGACAACATCACTCTGGGATAGAAGTTTTGCATCCTTTGGCCTGTCGGGGCCGTAATGTTGATATACAGATAGGGACCCAGGCTTAGCATGCATTTCGATCTCTGACTGATCATACAGCAGGAGACGTCAGATATTAAAAACAACAAATTTTGACAAACAACCAAACTAATGTGTATTAGCATCAAACGTAGATAATACCTTCCACTGGGATAAAAGTGTCATCGGACATACGATTAGGTTACCACCATTTTCAAGGGCACTTTTCAGTTCCAGAAGCTTCTTATCAAAGCCTGGAAATTTAGTTGACTTCACTGAAGGACTAGTAGACTCATCTAAAGAACTGCTGATCACTTTGTCTCCTTCATTAATGGGGGATAGAAACCCGGTTGATGCAGCTTTCCATGAATGGGCAAGCATAAGGGATATGGTCATTACAGTCTTGCCCAGACCCATTGCGTCTGCCAAAATCTGCAAAAGTGTCGTGATGTTTTCTTGTTACAAAACAGTAATATAACAAAGTGACTAAATCAAATGATTGTTTGCTATTGATGCCATACTCCTCCTCTTGCCATTTGAAGT
This genomic stretch from Raphanus sativus cultivar WK10039 chromosome 3, ASM80110v3, whole genome shotgun sequence harbors:
- the LOC108847333 gene encoding DNA repair protein RAD5A; translated protein: MGTKVSDHLLSTVRSVVGSDYSDMDIIRALHMANLDPTAAINIIFDTPCFSKTNDTAPAAPAAAVNPAPRGVNGGKRVEEGLKSCPLSKGGANHRVEEEEDESVSGDECWWFVGCSELSGLSTCKGRRLKAGDELLFTFPSSKASNSQTTTPVKRFGRGRPASRNASDIVRFSTKDSGEIGRIPNEWARCLLPLVRDKKVRIEGRCKSAPEALGIMDAILLSVSVYINSSMFQKHSATSLKVATNTAEESIFHPLPNLLRLLGLTPFKKAEFTPEDLSTRKRPLSSKDPVSTSLLQLNKVKNLNKDAEGDENKLCISDGDLDNIVGVGDSSGLQEMETPDKLVCELRAYQKQALHWMTQLEKGNCTDEAATMLHPCWEAYCLADKRELIIYLNSFTGDATIQFPSTLQMARGGILADAMGLGKTVMTISLMLAHSWKAASTGFLSPINEGDKVISSSLDESTSPSVKSTKFPGFDKKLLELKSALENGGNLIVCPMTLLSQWKSEIEMHAKPGSLSVYQHYGPDRPKDAKLLSQSDVVITTYGVLISEFSAENAAKSEGLFAVRWFRIVLDEAHIIKNSKSQASLAAAALVSDRRWCLTGTPIQNTLEDLYSLLRFLRIEPWGTWAWWNKLVQKPFEEGDERGLKLVQSILKPIMLRRTKSSTDREGRPILVLPPADARVIYCELSECERDFYDALFKRSKVKFDQFVEQGKALHNYASILELLLRLRQCCDHPFLVMSRGDTAQYSDLKKLAKRFLGEKEGKDVPSVAFVQEVVEELSKGEQGECPICLEAFEDAVLTPCAHRLCRECLLASWRNSSSGLCPVCRKTVSKQELITAPTESRFQVDVEKNWVESSKITALLQELESFRSSGSKSIVFSQWTAFLDLLQIPLSRNNISFVRLDGTLNQQQREKVLKEFSEDSSIMVMLMSLKAGGVGINLTAASNAFVMDPWWNPAVEEQAVMRIHRIGQTKEVKIRRFIIKGTVEERMEAVQARKQRMISGALTDQEVRSARLEELKMLFT